A single window of Danio rerio strain Tuebingen ecotype United States chromosome 15, GRCz12tu, whole genome shotgun sequence DNA harbors:
- the LOC141377763 gene encoding sterile alpha motif domain-containing protein 3-like isoform X3 — MQWTSLSSPTTTSDTEGSTADTEILSPVGASPSLRQQWPEFFDIPNFSVDVEYRLRQADLAYMKDETHMTLPRDMKHDILEKLAETMYSFKAYPDDDNFSSVAKALISKHPCLTEPGPHRWYGWKNSLKFKMANYRTKLRKAGCEDVAINGGKRSKGNPEGDSSSKNIKRPRRGEANYLPNLPEGHDETSLENARMVLVEEIKKKQPNGTLISQMMDQSFPLRRQEIVKKVPAVQNMVERWPALFIERQVFAEFNRIASKNLEGDFFEALDQYAPRFIELFKTKKGTVGQKLRELMQHMSWMTPDVTVLRSVVLKGIPILLGDDSSEFYKTCSDTERDKVLESITVGVLTVVSEDNPHEGQSSVDLQPISTAIILEGVIVMDHIKNLPQAVCLLFGLTYALHLDYPKCMANTLNFIQTVMLGLGKKNLPPKLLTLKNSLLG; from the exons ATGCAGTGGACAT CATTGTCATCACCCACCACAACATCAGACACTGAGGGCAGCACAGCAGACACTGAGATCCTGTCGCCTGTAGGAGCATCACCATCGCTAAGACAACAGTGGCCAGAGTTCTTTGACATACCCAATTTCTCAGTAGATGTTGAGTATAGGCTCAGACAGGCAGATCTTGCCTATATGAAAGATGAAACACATATGACTCTACCACGAGATATGAAGCATGACATACTAGAAAAGCTTGCTGAGACGATGTACAGTTTCAAGGCTTACCCTGACGATGATAACTTCAGCAGTGTTGCAAAAGCACTGATTAGCAAACACCCCTGCCTCACTGAGCCTGGACCACACAGATGGTATGGCTGGAAAAATAGCCTTAAATTTAAGATGGCCAATTATCGCACAAAGCTTCGAAAAGCTGGATGTGAGGATGTAGCAATCAATGGAGGCAAAAGAAGTAAAGGCAACCCAGAAGGAGATTCCTCAAGCAAGAATATCAAGCGGCCAAGAAGAGGTGAAGCAAACTACCTGCCTAACTTACCTGAAGGACATGATGAAACAAGTCTAGAAAATGCCAGAATGGTTTTAGtggaagaaataaagaaaaaacaaccaAATGGCACTCTCATTTCACAAATGATGGACCAATCATTCCCACTACGCAGACAAGAAATTGTAAAAAAGGTGCCTGCTGTACAGAACATGGTTGAACGATGGCCAGCACTCTTCATAGAGAGACAG GTGTTTGCTGAGTTTAATAGAATCGCCAGTAAGAATCTTGAGGGAGACTTCTTTGAGGCTCTGGACCAGTATGCCCCACGTTTCATTGaacttttcaaaacaaaaaagggAACTGTTGGCCAGAAACTCAGGGAGCTGATGCAGCACATGAGCTGGATG ACACCAGACGTCACAGTACTTCGCTCTGTTGTCCTCAAAGGCATTCCCATTTTACTCGGTGATGACTCCAGTGAATTCTACAAGACCTGCTCT GATACAGAGAGAGACAAGGTCCTAGAATCCATCACTGTTGGTGTGCTGACAGTTGTCAGTGAAGATAATCCTCACGAGGGTCAAAGCTCAGTGGACCTCCAGCCCATCTCCACTGCCATCATTCTGGAGGGAGTTATTGTCATGGATCATATTAAAAACTTGCCTCAGGCAGTTTGTCTTTTGTTTGGTCTTACATATGCATTGCATTTGGATTACCCAAAATGCATGGCAAATACTCTCAACTTCATTCAGACTGTGATGCTTGGACTGGGAAAGAAAAACCTCCCACCAAAACTGTTAACTCTGAAGAACAGTCTTCTGGGTTAG
- the LOC141377763 gene encoding sterile alpha motif domain-containing protein 3-like isoform X2 → MDQRLLLRVIIAEDDIRKLTLNKRPQSIEEFKVQLVDKLSLQYDFKLQYEDQDFNNALCNLTEITDLPERATVKIIPLVALHLTALSSPTTTSDTEGSTADTEILSPVGASPSLRQQWPEFFDIPNFSVDVEYRLRQADLAYMKDETHMTLPRDMKHDILEKLAETMYSFKAYPDDDNFSSVAKALISKHPCLTEPGPHRWYGWKNSLKFKMANYRTKLRKAGCEDVAINGGKRSKGNPEGDSSSKNIKRPRRGEANYLPNLPEGHDETSLENARMVLVEEIKKKQPNGTLISQMMDQSFPLRRQEIVKKVPAVQNMVERWPALFIERQVFAEFNRIASKNLEGDFFEALDQYAPRFIELFKTKKGTVGQKLRELMQHMSWMTPDVTVLRSVVLKGIPILLGDDSSEFYKTCSDTERDKVLESITVGVLTVVSEDNPHEGQSSVDLQPISTAIILEGVIVMDHIKNLPQAVCLLFGLTYALHLDYPKCMANTLNFIQTVMLGLGKKNLPPKLLTLKNSLLG, encoded by the exons ATGGACCAGAGGTTGTTACTGAGAGTCATCATCGCTGAAGATGATATAAGGAAGTTGACTTTAAATAAGAGACCACAGTCCATTGAAGAATTCAAAGTGCAACTGGTGGATAAACTGTCACTGCAGTATGACTTTAAACTGCAGTATGAAGATCAAGACTTCAATAATGCCCTCTGCAATTTGACTGAAATAACTGATTTACCTGAAAGAGCTACAGTCAAAATCATCCCTCTTGTGGCTCTCCATTTAACAGCATTGTCATCACCCACCACAACATCAGACACTGAGGGCAGCACAGCAGACACTGAGATCCTGTCGCCTGTAGGAGCATCACCATCGCTAAGACAACAGTGGCCAGAGTTCTTTGACATACCCAATTTCTCAGTAGATGTTGAGTATAGGCTCAGACAGGCAGATCTTGCCTATATGAAAGATGAAACACATATGACTCTACCACGAGATATGAAGCATGACATACTAGAAAAGCTTGCTGAGACGATGTACAGTTTCAAGGCTTACCCTGACGATGATAACTTCAGCAGTGTTGCAAAAGCACTGATTAGCAAACACCCCTGCCTCACTGAGCCTGGACCACACAGATGGTATGGCTGGAAAAATAGCCTTAAATTTAAGATGGCCAATTATCGCACAAAGCTTCGAAAAGCTGGATGTGAGGATGTAGCAATCAATGGAGGCAAAAGAAGTAAAGGCAACCCAGAAGGAGATTCCTCAAGCAAGAATATCAAGCGGCCAAGAAGAGGTGAAGCAAACTACCTGCCTAACTTACCTGAAGGACATGATGAAACAAGTCTAGAAAATGCCAGAATGGTTTTAGtggaagaaataaagaaaaaacaaccaAATGGCACTCTCATTTCACAAATGATGGACCAATCATTCCCACTACGCAGACAAGAAATTGTAAAAAAGGTGCCTGCTGTACAGAACATGGTTGAACGATGGCCAGCACTCTTCATAGAGAGACAG GTGTTTGCTGAGTTTAATAGAATCGCCAGTAAGAATCTTGAGGGAGACTTCTTTGAGGCTCTGGACCAGTATGCCCCACGTTTCATTGaacttttcaaaacaaaaaagggAACTGTTGGCCAGAAACTCAGGGAGCTGATGCAGCACATGAGCTGGATG ACACCAGACGTCACAGTACTTCGCTCTGTTGTCCTCAAAGGCATTCCCATTTTACTCGGTGATGACTCCAGTGAATTCTACAAGACCTGCTCT GATACAGAGAGAGACAAGGTCCTAGAATCCATCACTGTTGGTGTGCTGACAGTTGTCAGTGAAGATAATCCTCACGAGGGTCAAAGCTCAGTGGACCTCCAGCCCATCTCCACTGCCATCATTCTGGAGGGAGTTATTGTCATGGATCATATTAAAAACTTGCCTCAGGCAGTTTGTCTTTTGTTTGGTCTTACATATGCATTGCATTTGGATTACCCAAAATGCATGGCAAATACTCTCAACTTCATTCAGACTGTGATGCTTGGACTGGGAAAGAAAAACCTCCCACCAAAACTGTTAACTCTGAAGAACAGTCTTCTGGGTTAG
- the LOC141377763 gene encoding uncharacterized protein isoform X1, translating into MQWTCKYCTFCAEKRGYLLKHYRLKHGCHTRISPLPCLHKECLCTFKSFNALKVHLSTWHTQKDLGNVGETAFHCQLCDFVEPCTDADFFTHLRRHLKLKQKVSCPYQGCNFQSNVYSTFNAHKSKEHQDHNNMAFKPEIVSHNELEEPPPHTNIQPEDSAPETDEVEFEVTELSEDVENLESQLEHNVAALFLKMKSILNISENALQEVIEQINQIYVLSQPLLHTSVKKILNQHCGDVEDSLVSEIVKVFTENNVFLKFTSTGGSLSTTSKRTSYISKEFSVVTPVEFVLKDDKQTFVYIPVLKMLQTLLNNGDILDKAMSPEPNLSQGYRSHRDGSRFKDNSLLTEEEFRIALCLYIDDFEVANPLGTSRKKHKLCAIYWVLGNLHPKYRSSLHSIQLALLCKVSSLKDHGYGEILRPLIQDLVFLEQQGVYVEQLGASIKGTVLFVAADNLAAHSLGGFFESFTVSQMCRFCMAKREEIQHKEVRTGSFPSRTKENHDRQVQDVLQDPTMAQQYGVKRSCPLSKSLEHFHVVNGYPPDLLHDLLEGVVPAELALCLKALISKGYFSLEILNVAIKQFPYTFSDRTNQPQIIAKNFASKATIGGNGHENWTLLRLLPLLIGHHIPEGDETWEVLMNLKDVVELSVSASFSEESVCFLDCKIAEHRDIFQKVFPNEKLRPKHHYIEHYPQLIQTFGPLCDVWTMRFEGKHKFFKKVVRHIHNFKNIPLTLALRHQHMIAFHLAATSFFKPSVEINKVKSVMVASFPENVKNRLHLRNNQNTVLVAASVCIDGIKYSANMVISVGSCSGLPDFRQIAKIVVINTDIIFVCRLMKSWYNEHLRAYELCSSHLPTFSVTQLSELNDVFPISLYRVVDKQLVTLKRHILC; encoded by the coding sequence ATGCAGTGGACATGTAAGTACTGCACATTTTGTGCTGAAAAGAGGGGCTACTTACTTAAACATTACCGCTTAAAACACGGGTGCCACACTCGAATATCACCACTACCATGCCTTCATAAGGAATGCCTGTGCACATTTAAATCTTTCAATGCACTCAAAGTCCACTTATCAACATGGCACACTCAAAAGGACTTAGGGAACGTGGGTGAAACTGCTTTCCATTGTCAGCTGTGTGACTTTGTGGAGCCTTGCACTGATGCTGACTTTTTTACCCATTTACGAAGACATTTGAAGCTGAAGCAAAAGGTTTCTTGTCCATATCAAGGCTGTAACTTTCAGAGCAATGTTTATTCAACCTTTAATGCACATAAAAGCAAAGAACATCAAGACCACAATAACATGGCATTCAAACCTGAAATTGTGTCACATAATGAACTTGAGGAACCTCCACCTCATACAAATATTCAACCCGAGGATAGTGCCCCTGAAACTGATGAGGTTGAGTTTGAGGTTACTGAGCTCAGTGAAGATGTGGAGAACTTGGAGAGTCAGTTGGAACATAATGTAGCTGCTCTATTTctgaaaatgaaatcaattctTAACATCTCTGAAAATGCCCTGCAAGAAGTTATAGAGCAGATCAATCAAATTTATGTGCTTTCACAGCCATTGTTACATACAtctgttaaaaaaatactaaatcaaCATTGTGGAGATGTTGAGGACTCTTTAGTGAGTGAGATAGTTAAAGTATTTACTGAGAATAATGTATTCCTAAAATTCACCTCTACTGGGGGGTCATTGTCAACCACTAGCAAGCGAACATCATACATTTCAAAAGAATTCTCAGTGGTAACGCCTGTTGAGTTTGTCCTAAAAGATGACAAGCAGACATTTGTGTATATCCCCGTACTAAAAATGCTGCAGACATTGCTAAACAATGGAGACATTTTAGATAAGGCCATGTCACCTGAGCCAAATTTGTCACAAGGATACCGATCTCACAGGGATGGTTCCCGGTTTAAAGACAATTCTCTCTTGACAGAGGAAGAATTCAGGATTGCTCTTTGCTTGTACATAGATGATTTTGAGGTGGCTAACCCCTTAGGAACCTCCAGAAAGAAACACAAGCTATGTGCCATTTACTGGGTACTTGGAAATCTACACCCTAAATATCGCTCCTCTCTTCATTCCATTCAGCTTGCTCTACTTTGCAAGGTCAGCAGTCTCAAAGACCATGGTTATGGGGAAATTCTCCGTCCACTCATTCAGGACCTTGTTTTTCTTGAGCAACAGGGTGTATATGTTGAACAGTTAGGAGCCAGCATAAAAGGCACAGTATTATTTGTTGCAGCAGATAATTTAGCTGCCCATTCTTTGGGAGGGTTCTTTGAGAGCTTCACAGTAAGTCAGATGTGCCGATTCTGTATGGCCAAACGGGAGGAAATACAACACAAGGAAGTGAGGACAGGCTCATTTCCATCAAGAACAAAAGAAAATCATGATAGACAGGTGCAAGATGTATTGCAGGATCCTACCATGGCTCAACAATATGGCGTGAAAAGAAGCTGCCCACTTAGTAAAAGCTTGGAACATTTTCATGTTGTCAATGGGTATCCTCCAGACCTTTTGCATGATCTTCTGGAGGGTGTTGTTCCGGCTGAACTGGCTTTGTGCTTAAAGGCACTAATATCAAAGGGATACTTCTCACTTGAAATCCTGAATGTGGCTATTAAACAGTTTCCATATACATTTTCAGACAGAACAAACCAACCCCAGATCATCGCAAAGAACTTTGCTTCCAAAGCAACAATTGGAGGAAATGGTCATGAAAATTGGACACTCCTTCGCCTTCTGCCACTACTGATAGGTCATCACATTCCCGAGGGGGATGAAACCTGGGAGGTTTTAATGAACTTAAAAGATGTAGTGGAATTGTCAGTGTCTGCAAGCTTCTCAGAGGAGTCAGTGTGCTTTCTTGACTGCAAGATTGCAGAACATAGAGATATATTTCAGAAAGTTTTCCCGAATGAGAAGCTACGACCGAAGCACCACTACATTGAGCACTATCCTCAACTAATTCAAACTTTTGGTCCATTGTGTGATGTGTGGACAATGCGTTTTGAAGGCAAACACAAGTTCTTCAAGAAAGTTGTGCGTCACATTCACAACTTCAAAAACATACCCCTTACTTTAGCTCTCAGACACCAGCATATGATAGCCTTCCATTTAGCTGCTACCTCCTTTTTCAAGCCATCTGTTGAAATTAACAAAGTGAAGTCTGTAATGGTTGCTTCATTTCCTGAAAATGTGAAGAACCGTCTCCATCTCAGGAATAACCAGAACACAGTCCTTGTAGCAGCTTCTGTTTGCATAGATGGCATTAAGTACAGTGCTAATATGGTAATTTCCGTTGGATCGTGCTCAGGGCTGCCAGATTTCAGACAAATAGCAAAGATTGTGGTGATCAATACAGACATAATATTTGTCTGCAGACTTATGAAATCATGGTACAATGAGCATCTTAGAGCGTACGAGCTCTGTAGTAGCCATTTGCCCACGTTCTCTGTCACTCAGTTGTCTGAATTAAATGATGTTTTCCCGATTTCACTTTACAGAGTTGTAGACAAGCAGCTTGTCACACTGAAACGGCACATATTATGCTGA